The window ACTGATGTAAAGTCGATCTTTGGCAATATCCAGATAGAAGTTGGATAAGTCAACCACGCAGAAATTCTGTATCGTCTGGAAAAAGCGGAAGAACTGATAACTGTTAAAAGCCTCAGTAACTTCTTGGAAAACCTCCGTCATCCGGTGCAGCATATAACGGTCTAATTCCGGCAACTCCTCATAAGGCACCGTATGCTTTTCCGGATCGAAGTCATGTAAATTGCCCAACAAAAAACGGGCGGTATTGCGAATCTTGCCCCTGACGTCTCCTAGCTGCTTGAGGATGGTTGTACTTAGGGGAATATCTGCCGAGTAGTCCACCGATGACACCCACAGGCGCAACACATCAGCCCCATAAGGCGGCATCGTTACCTTCTCTTTTTTCCCTTTTTTTTGGAGTTGAATTGTCCCGCCCTCAATCACCTCCATCGGATCGAACCCATTCCCCAGAGATTTACTCATCTTGCGCCCCTCTTCATCCACCGTAAAGCCGTGGGTTAAGACGGTTTTATATGGCGCACAGCCATTTGTGGCAACGCTGGTGAGCAAACTGGACTGGAACCAACCCCGATGTTGATCAGACCCTTCCAAATACAAGTCAGCCGGATAACGCAGTTCCTCACGTTGCTGGAGTACAGACGCCCAGGAAGAACCGGAGTCAAACCAGACATCCATCGTATCGGTGCCTTTGCGGTAGGACTTGCCATTATTGCGGTAGTTTTCGGGTAATAACTCTTCTACCGATAGTTCCCACCAAGCATCCGAGCCTTTTTCTGCAATGATGGCTTGAACGTGTGCGATTGTCTCCTCGTTGAGCAGAGGTTCGTTGGTGGCTTCGTCGTAGAACACAGGGATGGGAACACCCCAACTCCGTTGCCGAGAAATGCACCAATCGGAACGTTCTGCCACCATTGGCGTGATCCGGTTTTCCCCTTGAGCCGGAATCCATTTTACCGATGCGATCGCTTTTAGCGCCTCATCCCGAAATCCCTCGACCGAAGCAAACCACTGTTCCGTTGCCCTAAAGATAGTTGGCTTCTTCGTGCGCCAATCATAGGGATATTTATGGAGATAAGGCTCCTCCTTCAGCAAGGAACCTGCTGCTTCCATGGCTTGGATAATGGCCTCATTGGCATCCTTGAGGACATTTAACCCAGCAAACTTTCCAGCTTCTTGGGTAAAGTTACCTTTGTCATCCACGGGTGAGAGAATCGGCAAGCCATAGCGTTGACCCACCTGATAGTCTTCTTGACCGTGTCCTGGTGCCGTGTGTACCAATCCGGTACCCGATTCCGTGGTCACATAATCACCCCCAATCACCACCGGACTTTGGCGATCAAACAGTGGATGCTGATAGGTACTGTGTTCCAATGCTTTTCCTGGCATTGTGGCTTTCACCGTTAGCGGCGTTCCGAAGGTTTCAGACAGCCTTTCCACCAAATCTGCTGCCACAATCAGGTATTTGTACGGGCTTTCACTGCCAACCTGTACCACGGCATAATTGAGTTCTGGATTGACCGCAACAGCCAGGTTGCCGGGAAGCGTCCAAGGCGTTGTTGTCCAGATGGCAACACCCAAATCCGGCAAAAATGGCTCTAATACCTCTTTTACGCCTGCCGCTGGCTGAGTCATTCTAAAAGCGGCGTAGAGACTACGGGAAGTATGACCTTCCGGATATTCCAACTCCGCTTCTGCCAAGGCGGTTTGAGAACTCGGACTCCAGTGGACGGGCTTCAATCCTCGGTAGATGTAGCCCTTTAAGACCATCTGACCGAAGACACCAATCTGAGCCGCCTCGTATTCTGGGGTTAAGGTTAGGTAAGGATGCTCCCAGTCCCCCCAAACGCCATAACGCTTAAAGCCTTGGCGTTGCTCATCGACAGCTTTGAGGGCAAAGTCACGTGCTTTGTGACGTAGTGTGAGTGGGGTCAAGTTTTGCCGTTCTTCGGACTTCATATTTTGCAGGACTTTCAGCTCAATCGGCAAGCCGTGACAGTCCCATCCGGGAACGTAGCGAACCTTGCGCCCTTGCAGCAGTTGATATTTGTTGATGATGTCTTTGAGGATTTTGTTGAGGGCATGACCCATGTGCAAGGAGCCATTGGCGTAGGGTGGCCCATCGTGCAAAATAAAAATCTCACCAGGGTTGTTCTGTGACAGTTGCTCGTAAATCTGGTGTTCTGCCCAAAACTGTTGCAGTTCGGGTTCGCGCTTGACAGCGTTCGCCCGCATATCAAATTTGGTCTGGGGAAGATTGACGGTATCTTTGTAAGATTTTGCTTCTGTCACAGTCTGACGCTGAGATAGGTTGACTCGCTTTTAAGCCTATCCGAAAAGTGGCGTCGAGATTTGAAACCCAACATCAACAGAGGTGGAACGTCATGATCCATCAAGGATTTCTCGGATAGGCTCTTTTCCCATTATCTGTGAGAATTTAGGGGAACTTCAACTGAGCGTTGGCGGATTCTCTGGGTCGATGGGAACGCCTTCGATCGCAATATCCCCATCTGGAGGATTTTGTCTCATCATCGGGTCGCCATCACCAGGCGGTTCAGCAGGGGGTGCCAGTTCAACTTCGGGTGCAATGTCCTCAATGGGCGTTGCGGCGTCTACGCCAGAGTCTGCCGTGTTAGACATAGCCGATTCTTGGGCGGCTTTTACCCGTTCGGGTGCGGGGGGATTTGGTCGAACCAGTTCAGGAGACGCTGACATTTCGGCGTTATCTGCTGCTGGTTCATCCACTGGGGTTGGTGATGGGCTTACCTCTGTTGTCGCATTTTCCTGAATTGCTATCTCGGTTGAGGTATTTCTGGAGTCAATAATTGTTACAACCTTGGAGCTGTTTGGAGTATCTGCTGTATCTGTCGGTGCTGGGGCTGTCTCAGGAACCTGGGTCGTGGCTTGTCCTCCAGTCGCCTTGTTCTTATCTTTCGGTGTGTTTGCCGTTGTGGGTGAAGCGGACGAAGATGGGGCCGCCGATGGCTGTTTCTTTTGTAAACCGCTGACTTGCTGTTGCAGTTTTTGTCCCAATCCGGTGAATGAGAACCCTTTAATTTTCTCTTGCACTTCTGGAGAAATGGGTGTTCTGCGTTCTGGGGAAGTCAGTTCTCGCCTTAAGGTCAGGGTTTGCCAGCCAAACCAACCTAACAGCGCTACACTTGCCGTCTGCCCTAAAAGAACGCCGCCGGTAATGCGTCCAGCACACACCCATAAGACTAAGGCGTAAAATAATCCAATGCCGCTCCAGATAAAATCTTCTTTGCGATGAACTTCTGGTAAAAAGAAGCCTGCCAGGTACATTCCCAGGCTACCAAGACCAATGACCAACGCCAGGACGTATGCCAACATTTTGTGGGTACTCCTTACTCTGTGTCTCTAAATTTTGGCGTGAAAATGTAGATTTAAATACCAATTAGTTAATCTGCCGTTGCAGATCATGATGTCTTTGCTAATTCCAGCCAGTTATGCTAAAATTCCATCTTAAACCTATTTGAATAAGATAAAAGTTTCGTTAATCAATCAAAGGCAGACTTTTAATTTAATCTATATCTTTACAGGGCTACTCCGGGGATCGAGATACTCTGAAGGCTGAGACAACCGTAATACTCAGAGTTCCGGAGAGAGTTCAGATGACACAACCAAGTTTTGGTCTGATTGGTCTAGCCGTTATGGGCGAAAACCTTGCCCTGAATGTGGAGCGTAATGGTTTTCCAGTCAGTGTTTACAATCGTACCGCTGCCGTGACTGAAAAGTTTATGGAAGAGCGGGCTAAGGGGAAGAACTTCACAGCGACTTACTCGATTGAAGAATTTGTCAAATCGTTGCAACGACCCCGCAAGATTCTAATTATGGTGAAAGCGGGTGCGCCGGTTGATGCGGTGATTGCCCAGCTCAAGCCCTTCCTAGAGCAGGGAGACATGATCATTGACGGCGGTAACTCCTATTATCCAGACACAGAGCGACGCACCCAAGAATTAGAGGCTGCTGGACTGGGATTTGTGGGCATGGGCGTCAGCGGTGGTGAAGAAGGAGCGCTGAATGGCCCAAGCTTAATGCCTGGGGGTACACAGCAGGCTTACGCAGAATTACAGCCCATTCTGACGAAAATAGCCGCTCAAGTAGATGATGGGCCTTGTGTTACCTACATCGGCGCTGGTGGTGCAGGTCACTACGTCAAGATGGTACACAACGGGATTGAATACGGCGATATGCAGCTCATTGCCGAAGCCTACGACCTGCTTAAGAACACGTTGGGACTGGATCATCAGCAGATACACGAAGTTTTTACCGAGTGGAACACTACCGACGAACTCAACTCATTTTTGATTGAAATTACAGCGGATATTTTCAGGTTCATTGACCCCGATACGAACTTACCTCTAGTCGATGTTATTCAAGATGCGGCGGGGCAAAAAGGGACGGGACGCTGGACAGTACAGAGTGCTTTAGAACTCGCTGTACCCATTCCCACCATGATTGCAGCCGTCAACGCTCGGATTATGTCTTTCTATAAAGAAGACCGGGTGGCAGCCTCAAAAGAGCTACCAGGCCCGACAGGAAAGTATGAAGGGGATACTAAGGAATTTATCAACAAAATCCGCGATGCTCTCTATTGCTCAAAGATTTGTTCCTATGCTCAAGGCATGGCGCTGTTGAGTAAAGCATCTAAAGATTTGAACTACAACCTGGCTTTAAGCGAAATTTCGCGGATTTGGAAAGGTGGTTGTATTATTCGCGCTGGGTTCCTGGATAAAATTAAGACCGCTTTCCGGGACGACGAAAATTTGCCCAACTTGTTGTTGGCTCCTGAATTTAAGCAAAGCATTTTGGATCGGCAAGAGGCTTGGCGAGATGTGCTGATAGTGGCGAATAAACTAGGAATTGCAGTTCCGGCGTTCAGTGCATCGTTGGATTATTTCGACAGCTACCGACGTGCTCGCCTGCCACAAAACCTCACTCAAGCACAGCGTGACTACTTCGGTGCTCATACCTATGAACGTACTGATAAACCCGGTGCATTCCACACTGAATGGACAAAGGTTGCTGAAGAATCTCTCCAAACTGGCACCACCGATTAATCGGGTTAATTCCGCTCATTTCTCAGTCAATTAGAGCGGTTTTTATTCGGGTAGAATATGGGTTTTTGTAGGGGTATGCTCAGAGCGTGCCCCTACCCATAGTGTATGCAAATAACAATTCCAATCAGCATCAGTAAGTTAAAAATTAAGAAGTTATAATTCAAACCAGGAAAAGGACATCAACAGACCTTGTATTGATTAGAATTTAGCTGTGGTTCTGATTCCTGGAATTTTTCTTTAACCGTTTTTGTTGAGGCTCACGAACGGAAGAATAAGTCCCTCTGTGATTGGTCTTCGGTGGTGATTAGGATGGGAGTGTATTAGATGGTTCACAAATTATTCACATTGATCGACTAATTTTTAAGGTATAGCCAGACCAATTTTTGGTTGAACCGTCATTTCTGGGTCTAGCTTTTGCTCTCGACGTGCGGAAATTGAAGCCGCTAATCAGCTACGAGACGTTCTTGCCTTCGCTGAGATAGCCTACAGTTCTCACGCACAAAGGTGGCTTATGCTTATCATCTCCATGACTTGGCGGTCTCAACTTTAAGGCTGGTTGTACTATCTGCCAAGAGTCTCCTTTTGATTGATAAGGAAAAGACCCGTGAGCATGTGTTTAGCCAAAACCTATGATATTCACCTTG of the Allocoleopsis franciscana PCC 7113 genome contains:
- the ileS gene encoding isoleucine--tRNA ligase; translated protein: MTEAKSYKDTVNLPQTKFDMRANAVKREPELQQFWAEHQIYEQLSQNNPGEIFILHDGPPYANGSLHMGHALNKILKDIINKYQLLQGRKVRYVPGWDCHGLPIELKVLQNMKSEERQNLTPLTLRHKARDFALKAVDEQRQGFKRYGVWGDWEHPYLTLTPEYEAAQIGVFGQMVLKGYIYRGLKPVHWSPSSQTALAEAELEYPEGHTSRSLYAAFRMTQPAAGVKEVLEPFLPDLGVAIWTTTPWTLPGNLAVAVNPELNYAVVQVGSESPYKYLIVAADLVERLSETFGTPLTVKATMPGKALEHSTYQHPLFDRQSPVVIGGDYVTTESGTGLVHTAPGHGQEDYQVGQRYGLPILSPVDDKGNFTQEAGKFAGLNVLKDANEAIIQAMEAAGSLLKEEPYLHKYPYDWRTKKPTIFRATEQWFASVEGFRDEALKAIASVKWIPAQGENRITPMVAERSDWCISRQRSWGVPIPVFYDEATNEPLLNEETIAHVQAIIAEKGSDAWWELSVEELLPENYRNNGKSYRKGTDTMDVWFDSGSSWASVLQQREELRYPADLYLEGSDQHRGWFQSSLLTSVATNGCAPYKTVLTHGFTVDEEGRKMSKSLGNGFDPMEVIEGGTIQLQKKGKKEKVTMPPYGADVLRLWVSSVDYSADIPLSTTILKQLGDVRGKIRNTARFLLGNLHDFDPEKHTVPYEELPELDRYMLHRMTEVFQEVTEAFNSYQFFRFFQTIQNFCVVDLSNFYLDIAKDRLYISSPDSSRRRSCQTVMVVALENLARAIAPVLSHLAEDIWQYLPYKTPYKSVFEAGWVKLEDKWKKPELAASWTILRTIRTEVNKVMEQARAQKMIGASLDGKVLLYVSEPELRKQLEALNPQDSLSGDRVDELRYLFLASQVELLDSPEAIQKAEFKSESDKLSVGVVKADGEKCDRCWNYSTRVGTLSEHPLLCERCVPALKGQF
- a CDS encoding Ycf66 family protein, which codes for MLAYVLALVIGLGSLGMYLAGFFLPEVHRKEDFIWSGIGLFYALVLWVCAGRITGGVLLGQTASVALLGWFGWQTLTLRRELTSPERRTPISPEVQEKIKGFSFTGLGQKLQQQVSGLQKKQPSAAPSSSASPTTANTPKDKNKATGGQATTQVPETAPAPTDTADTPNSSKVVTIIDSRNTSTEIAIQENATTEVSPSPTPVDEPAADNAEMSASPELVRPNPPAPERVKAAQESAMSNTADSGVDAATPIEDIAPEVELAPPAEPPGDGDPMMRQNPPDGDIAIEGVPIDPENPPTLS
- the gnd gene encoding decarboxylating NADP(+)-dependent phosphogluconate dehydrogenase; its protein translation is MTQPSFGLIGLAVMGENLALNVERNGFPVSVYNRTAAVTEKFMEERAKGKNFTATYSIEEFVKSLQRPRKILIMVKAGAPVDAVIAQLKPFLEQGDMIIDGGNSYYPDTERRTQELEAAGLGFVGMGVSGGEEGALNGPSLMPGGTQQAYAELQPILTKIAAQVDDGPCVTYIGAGGAGHYVKMVHNGIEYGDMQLIAEAYDLLKNTLGLDHQQIHEVFTEWNTTDELNSFLIEITADIFRFIDPDTNLPLVDVIQDAAGQKGTGRWTVQSALELAVPIPTMIAAVNARIMSFYKEDRVAASKELPGPTGKYEGDTKEFINKIRDALYCSKICSYAQGMALLSKASKDLNYNLALSEISRIWKGGCIIRAGFLDKIKTAFRDDENLPNLLLAPEFKQSILDRQEAWRDVLIVANKLGIAVPAFSASLDYFDSYRRARLPQNLTQAQRDYFGAHTYERTDKPGAFHTEWTKVAEESLQTGTTD